One genomic segment of Kiritimatiella glycovorans includes these proteins:
- a CDS encoding FAD-dependent oxidoreductase, whose protein sequence is MIAIKKVPRGAIVVLVLLLLSRPVSASNEKVVPESAREIPVAAECDVVVVGGSSGAVEAALAAARQGAKVFLLAPRPYLGEDICATYRYWLDPGQELFTPLAEKIFTGDQKPRQGLDFTYTADQPSAQAHPDTDPPTRLRDGVLRSAVKQSVQYDQDVNIVVDLGEVAQPRSVSVAAFQRPGEFEVAKIDLATSKDGEHWQPAGTVANQQLRAGKFENQPLILTIPLGEPARYLRLNISKTADAERILLSEIIVEGDQQGRYPPRPMHVKKALDDALIASSVEFLYSCHPSDILRDGGGQPAGIVMANFAGRQAVLAKAIIDATERAEVARMAGAQFTPYPAGSQNFTRIIVGKDLQEVSEGGRQTRMPAQIGPGLEGLRHELEIDMPDGSFAAFAEAENVARDRTWQAGQMDASEFLFQIPPDHIKGRARESGPWPGWDGLDLAALQPAGIPGIYVLGGCAHVSRAAAAEMLEPPVLMAVGGRVGVAAARLAKSRPEPQGVHLAGDSRQPAVAGDTREFLNGIRPGIDRDGRRVPAEERSLPVLGEYDVVVVGGGTGGAPAGIAAARDGARTLVLEYLYDLGGVGTSGLIGKYYYGYRKGFTAEVEEGLKAMEAVSATERKMEWWRRELRRAGADIWFGCVGCGAFFEDGRVKGVVVATPQGRGVVLADMVVDSTGKADIAAAAGAEIMYTGADHAAMQGSGLPPHPPGDKYVNTDWTIIDDTDMLDLWRSFVLGRKKFDGAYDLGVLADTRERRRIVGDFAISPLDIINRRTYPDTINIARSNFDSHGYSVHPRFTLKFMDKRGLHAYIPYRALLPRGLEGVLVTGLGISAHRDAMPVLRMQPCVQNQGYAAGMIAATAAENQQNLRDVDIEAIQRRLVEKDILTEEVASHKDSFPRPAAEIIAAVGRLPEDYEGIDLVLAQPADAFPHLRDAYENAESPQARLIYAHVLAMLGDPSGAETLAHAVRTSDWDKGWTYRGMGQYGASMSRLDSLIIALGHTGSDLALEPILEKAQTLKPEQAFSHFRAVAVALEELGDRRAAPVLAALLDNPSIGGYAATTIARAQAQTPPHRNDTTERSNASRELVLARALYRCGDLQGRGRATLEAYSRDLRGHFARHAHAVLEEGRGDG, encoded by the coding sequence ATGATAGCAATAAAGAAAGTTCCACGTGGCGCCATAGTAGTTCTCGTTCTGCTTCTTCTATCAAGGCCGGTTTCCGCATCGAACGAGAAGGTTGTCCCTGAATCTGCGCGCGAGATTCCGGTCGCGGCCGAATGCGATGTCGTGGTGGTAGGCGGATCATCCGGGGCGGTGGAGGCCGCGCTCGCGGCCGCCCGCCAGGGCGCCAAGGTCTTTCTGCTGGCGCCGCGCCCCTATCTGGGCGAGGACATCTGCGCCACCTACCGCTACTGGCTCGATCCCGGGCAGGAGCTGTTCACCCCGCTTGCGGAGAAGATTTTTACTGGCGACCAAAAGCCGCGCCAGGGCCTCGATTTCACCTACACGGCAGACCAGCCTTCGGCACAGGCTCATCCAGACACTGATCCGCCGACGCGCCTTCGCGATGGGGTTTTGCGTAGTGCCGTCAAGCAAAGCGTTCAATACGATCAGGATGTGAATATCGTTGTGGATCTGGGCGAGGTTGCGCAGCCGCGCAGCGTCAGCGTCGCCGCATTCCAGCGTCCGGGCGAGTTCGAGGTGGCGAAAATCGATCTTGCCACCAGCAAAGACGGCGAGCACTGGCAGCCGGCCGGGACCGTTGCAAACCAGCAGCTGCGCGCGGGCAAGTTCGAAAACCAACCGCTGATTCTGACAATTCCCTTGGGAGAGCCAGCGCGATATCTGCGGCTGAACATATCCAAGACCGCAGATGCCGAGCGCATTCTTTTGAGCGAAATAATTGTCGAGGGCGACCAGCAGGGGCGCTATCCGCCGCGCCCCATGCATGTCAAGAAGGCCTTGGACGATGCCTTGATCGCGAGCAGTGTCGAATTCCTCTACTCCTGCCATCCCTCCGACATATTGCGCGACGGAGGCGGCCAGCCGGCCGGGATCGTGATGGCCAACTTCGCCGGCCGCCAGGCGGTGCTGGCGAAGGCGATCATCGATGCCACCGAGCGCGCCGAAGTCGCCCGGATGGCCGGGGCGCAGTTCACGCCCTATCCAGCCGGATCGCAGAATTTTACACGCATAATAGTGGGCAAAGATTTGCAGGAGGTGTCTGAAGGCGGCCGGCAAACGCGGATGCCCGCCCAGATTGGCCCCGGTTTGGAGGGCTTGCGCCACGAGCTGGAGATCGATATGCCGGACGGTTCCTTCGCGGCCTTTGCGGAAGCCGAGAATGTGGCCCGCGACCGCACCTGGCAGGCGGGTCAGATGGATGCCTCCGAGTTCCTCTTCCAGATCCCGCCCGACCATATCAAAGGCCGGGCGCGCGAATCCGGCCCTTGGCCGGGCTGGGATGGGCTCGATCTGGCGGCTTTGCAGCCGGCTGGCATCCCCGGCATATATGTCCTCGGCGGATGTGCCCATGTATCGCGCGCGGCGGCCGCCGAAATGCTTGAACCGCCGGTACTGATGGCAGTGGGCGGCCGCGTCGGCGTTGCGGCCGCAAGGCTGGCCAAATCCAGGCCGGAGCCGCAGGGGGTCCATCTGGCCGGGGACAGCCGCCAGCCGGCCGTTGCCGGCGACACGCGCGAGTTCCTGAACGGCATCCGGCCGGGGATCGATCGCGATGGCAGGCGAGTGCCTGCTGAAGAGCGCTCTCTGCCGGTTCTGGGCGAATACGATGTCGTGGTGGTGGGCGGCGGCACGGGCGGGGCCCCGGCCGGGATTGCGGCGGCCCGCGACGGCGCCCGCACCCTGGTGCTGGAATATCTCTACGACCTCGGCGGGGTGGGGACCTCGGGTCTGATCGGGAAGTACTACTACGGCTACAGAAAAGGTTTCACAGCCGAGGTGGAGGAGGGCCTTAAGGCGATGGAGGCTGTCTCGGCCACGGAGCGCAAGATGGAGTGGTGGCGGCGCGAACTGCGCCGGGCCGGGGCCGACATCTGGTTCGGCTGTGTTGGCTGTGGCGCCTTTTTCGAAGACGGCCGCGTAAAGGGTGTCGTGGTGGCCACGCCGCAGGGGCGCGGCGTGGTGCTGGCGGATATGGTCGTCGATTCCACCGGCAAGGCCGACATCGCCGCGGCCGCCGGTGCGGAGATCATGTATACCGGCGCCGACCATGCGGCCATGCAGGGATCGGGCCTGCCCCCGCACCCGCCGGGAGACAAGTATGTCAATACCGACTGGACCATCATCGACGACACCGATATGCTCGACCTCTGGCGCAGCTTCGTGCTGGGCCGCAAGAAGTTTGACGGCGCCTATGATCTCGGCGTGCTGGCCGACACCCGCGAGCGACGGCGCATCGTCGGGGATTTCGCCATCTCTCCGCTCGATATCATCAACCGGCGCACCTATCCCGACACCATCAATATCGCGCGCAGCAACTTCGATTCACACGGCTATTCGGTTCATCCGCGCTTCACGCTCAAGTTTATGGACAAGCGTGGACTTCACGCCTATATCCCTTATCGCGCCCTGCTGCCGCGAGGCTTGGAAGGCGTTCTGGTGACAGGACTGGGCATCAGCGCCCATCGCGACGCCATGCCGGTGCTGCGCATGCAGCCCTGTGTCCAGAACCAGGGCTATGCCGCCGGCATGATCGCCGCTACAGCAGCCGAAAATCAGCAGAACCTGCGCGATGTGGACATTGAAGCTATCCAACGACGGCTGGTGGAGAAGGATATCCTGACCGAGGAGGTTGCCAGTCACAAGGACAGCTTCCCGCGTCCGGCGGCGGAGATCATTGCCGCAGTCGGGCGCCTGCCCGAGGATTACGAAGGCATCGATCTGGTACTGGCCCAGCCCGCCGACGCGTTTCCACATTTGCGGGATGCCTACGAGAACGCCGAAAGTCCGCAGGCGCGTCTGATATACGCGCATGTGCTGGCCATGCTGGGGGATCCCTCCGGGGCCGAGACGCTGGCCCATGCGGTAAGAACTTCCGATTGGGACAAAGGCTGGACCTATCGCGGAATGGGCCAGTACGGCGCCAGCATGAGCCGGCTCGACAGCCTTATCATCGCCCTGGGCCACACCGGCAGCGATCTGGCGCTGGAACCGATACTTGAGAAGGCGCAGACATTGAAACCCGAGCAGGCCTTCTCGCATTTCCGCGCCGTGGCCGTGGCCTTGGAGGAGCTGGGCGACCGCCGCGCCGCACCGGTGCTGGCCGCACTGCTCGACAATCCGTCAATTGGAGGATACGCTGCCACAACCATTGCCAGGGCGCAGGCCCAAACGCCGCCCCACAGGAACGATACCACCGAGCGCAGCAACGCCTCGCGCGAGCTGGTTCTCGCACGCGCCCTCTACCGCTGCGGGGACCTTCAAGGACGGGGACGCGCCACGCTGGAGGCCTACAGCCGCGACCTGCGCGGCCACTTCGCCCGCCACGCCCATGCCGTGCTGGAAGAGGGCAGGGGAGATGGGTAA
- a CDS encoding DUF2461 domain-containing protein — protein sequence MFTKETFQFLTALKEKNYKEWFHANKKRYEAIKKEMAAITNDLIAGIASFDASVKDNTAKDCTFRINRDIRFSTDKSPYKTNLGAFIVEGGKKSGLAGYYLHVEPGNCFIGGGLHMPPSPTLKAVRSEIYNYTDEFLKIINDPNFKKYFGEIYGDKLKTAPKGFDKDFEYIDLLRYKSYTVALTTTSEELMKPDGFEKTLDIFEAMHPFIAYLNRGIKENQS from the coding sequence ATGTTTACGAAAGAAACCTTTCAATTCCTGACAGCGCTCAAAGAAAAAAACTACAAGGAATGGTTCCATGCCAATAAAAAGCGTTATGAAGCCATTAAAAAAGAAATGGCTGCTATTACCAACGATTTAATAGCCGGTATTGCCTCTTTCGATGCCAGTGTGAAAGACAATACTGCCAAAGATTGTACTTTCCGGATCAATCGGGATATACGTTTCTCAACCGATAAATCGCCTTATAAAACCAACCTGGGTGCATTTATTGTTGAAGGCGGAAAAAAATCAGGCCTTGCCGGGTATTACCTGCATGTTGAACCTGGCAACTGCTTTATTGGTGGCGGGCTACACATGCCTCCTTCACCAACACTTAAAGCAGTAAGGTCCGAAATTTATAACTACACCGATGAATTCCTGAAAATCATAAACGATCCCAATTTCAAAAAATATTTTGGAGAAATATATGGTGATAAACTTAAAACAGCCCCAAAAGGATTCGATAAGGATTTTGAGTACATTGATTTATTAAGATACAAGAGTTATACAGTAGCCTTAACAACTACCTCAGAAGAATTAATGAAGCCCGATGGATTTGAAAAAACGCTGGATATTTTTGAGGCCATGCACCCATTTATTGCCTATTTAAATCGGGGGATAAAAGAAAACCAATCGTAG
- a CDS encoding LapA family protein, which produces MQKYLIGSVIIAIIAVTFALQNSVTVPITLWFWKSEGSLAIIIMLSLLLGVILGIMFSWVGNRKKRKMDKDRQQDDMVME; this is translated from the coding sequence ATGCAAAAATACCTCATCGGATCGGTCATCATTGCCATTATTGCTGTCACCTTTGCGCTTCAAAATTCAGTTACCGTACCTATTACATTATGGTTCTGGAAATCGGAAGGTTCCCTGGCCATTATTATCATGCTATCGCTACTGCTGGGCGTAATACTGGGTATTATGTTTTCATGGGTTGGGAACAGAAAAAAGCGGAAAATGGATAAAGACAGGCAACAGGATGATATGGTTATGGAATAA
- the gpmA gene encoding 2,3-diphosphoglycerate-dependent phosphoglycerate mutase encodes MYKLVLLRHGESQWNKENRFTGWTDVDLTEKGQQEAREGGKALKEAGFEFDIAFVSVLKRALRTLWLCLEEMDQLWIPWEKSWRLNERHYGGLQGLNKSETAAQHGEEQVLIWRRSYDVPPPPLEKTDERYPGKLRVYQDIPESELPLTESLKDTVARFLPMWHDTIAPTIKTGKNVIIAAHGNSLRALVKYLEDMSEEEILKLNIPTGMPLVYELDENLKPTNKYYLGDEDKVKAAMDAVANQGKSK; translated from the coding sequence ATGTACAAATTGGTATTGTTACGTCATGGCGAAAGCCAGTGGAATAAAGAAAATCGGTTTACCGGCTGGACAGATGTTGATTTGACCGAAAAAGGCCAGCAGGAAGCCCGTGAAGGCGGTAAAGCACTAAAAGAAGCAGGATTTGAATTTGATATCGCATTCGTGTCCGTATTAAAAAGAGCATTACGCACGTTATGGCTTTGTTTGGAAGAGATGGATCAGCTTTGGATACCCTGGGAAAAGTCATGGCGTTTAAATGAGCGTCATTACGGCGGATTACAAGGCCTGAACAAATCTGAAACCGCAGCACAACATGGCGAAGAGCAGGTGTTAATCTGGCGTCGGAGCTATGATGTACCGCCACCACCATTGGAAAAAACCGATGAGCGATATCCGGGTAAATTGCGGGTTTATCAAGATATTCCTGAGAGTGAATTACCACTTACAGAAAGTTTAAAAGATACGGTAGCCCGCTTCCTGCCTATGTGGCATGATACCATAGCTCCTACTATTAAAACAGGGAAAAATGTAATAATTGCAGCACATGGTAACTCTTTACGTGCATTGGTAAAATACCTGGAGGATATGAGCGAGGAAGAGATACTAAAACTAAATATTCCCACGGGTATGCCGTTGGTTTATGAGTTGGATGAAAATTTGAAACCTACTAATAAATACTATTTAGGAGATGAAGACAAGGTGAAGGCTGCAATGGATGCAGTGGCTAATCAGGGAAAATCGAAATAA
- a CDS encoding cupin domain-containing protein: MNQQASNIIEQYKMEKHPEGGYFKEIYRSNHSIDHSCLEDINDERQLATSIYFLLHDGQISSFHRLTSDEIWYFHAGDPVRVHLFDKFGVYKQKLLNSPLNSHGDPQVIIPAQSIFGAELIKPDGFCLMGCMVAPGFHFDDFELIERQMLLKKYPDQKDIIEKLTLQ; the protein is encoded by the coding sequence GTGAATCAACAAGCAAGCAACATCATTGAACAATACAAGATGGAAAAACACCCGGAAGGGGGTTATTTTAAAGAAATTTATCGTTCCAATCATTCTATCGATCACAGTTGCCTGGAGGATATAAATGACGAAAGACAGTTGGCAACAAGTATCTATTTTTTGTTGCATGACGGGCAGATTTCATCCTTTCACCGGCTTACTTCCGATGAAATATGGTATTTTCATGCAGGCGACCCGGTGCGGGTTCATCTGTTTGATAAATTCGGCGTATATAAGCAGAAACTATTAAATTCACCGTTAAACAGCCATGGCGACCCGCAAGTCATTATTCCGGCTCAATCCATTTTCGGTGCTGAACTGATAAAGCCTGACGGCTTCTGCCTTATGGGATGCATGGTTGCACCAGGTTTCCATTTCGATGACTTTGAGCTGATAGAACGTCAGATGCTCCTGAAGAAATACCCCGATCAAAAAGACATAATTGAAAAACTGACATTACAGTAA
- a CDS encoding helix-turn-helix transcriptional regulator, translated as MKAGSRPQYYRIRRMVQMVREGAETGYLPNSSDFMKEFEVSRRTVARDLDFLRDEENAPLAYDEARHGFRLTDETYMLPPVRISRREAFSFALARKLLAHYEDTPLHLDMRSVLDKIAESLEGDVTIEPDWLSEHVGVLPEDRVRIDPDVWAKLAGCVERCEAVRATYQTFDGRVSEYELHPYHLLAYHGNWYLMAWNAEKGRVATFALSRFRRIAATGQGYTRAAEFSPETYARQAFGIVGGEKPIKVRLLFEPKLAVYITERQWHPTQEFRTRRDGRVEMRLETTGRKELVRWVLSWMPDVKVLAPKSLRDRITEKLQDGLRTQQ; from the coding sequence ATGAAGGCAGGCTCCAGACCCCAGTATTACCGCATCCGGCGCATGGTCCAGATGGTGCGCGAGGGCGCAGAGACCGGCTATCTGCCGAACAGCAGCGACTTCATGAAGGAGTTCGAGGTGTCGCGCCGGACCGTGGCGCGGGATCTGGACTTCCTGCGCGACGAGGAGAACGCCCCGCTGGCCTACGACGAGGCCCGGCATGGTTTCCGGCTCACGGACGAAACCTACATGTTGCCACCGGTGCGGATCAGCCGCCGGGAGGCGTTCAGCTTCGCGCTTGCCCGCAAGCTCCTGGCCCATTACGAGGACACACCACTCCACCTGGACATGCGCTCGGTGCTGGATAAAATTGCCGAGTCGCTGGAGGGCGATGTGACCATCGAACCCGACTGGCTCAGTGAGCACGTCGGCGTCCTGCCCGAGGACCGGGTGCGGATCGATCCCGATGTATGGGCGAAGTTGGCTGGATGCGTGGAACGCTGCGAGGCGGTCCGGGCGACGTACCAGACCTTCGACGGGCGCGTATCCGAGTACGAACTGCACCCCTACCACCTGCTCGCCTACCATGGGAACTGGTACCTGATGGCGTGGAACGCGGAGAAGGGGCGTGTGGCGACGTTCGCCCTGTCGCGGTTCCGGCGGATCGCGGCGACGGGACAGGGTTACACGCGAGCGGCCGAGTTCAGCCCCGAGACATACGCCCGGCAGGCGTTCGGCATCGTGGGCGGCGAGAAGCCGATCAAGGTCCGGCTGCTTTTCGAGCCGAAACTGGCCGTGTACATCACCGAACGGCAGTGGCACCCCACCCAGGAGTTCCGAACGCGCCGGGACGGCCGTGTCGAGATGCGGCTGGAGACGACAGGACGCAAGGAACTGGTACGCTGGGTCCTGTCCTGGATGCCCGACGTGAAAGTGCTCGCCCCGAAGAGCCTGCGGGACCGGATCACGGAGAAATTACAGGATGGACTCCGGACACAGCAATGA
- a CDS encoding AAA family ATPase, whose product MKVDLIKYMSDRMQQERKKVQQPGPVVTISRLNGCPAKKVAARLSEMLNCKAEANNLSHSWKWISKEIMAESAKELQMDPDQIKYVFDYEKKSLIDEILNAQSIKYYKSDRSIRSAIGKVIHNIAYEGHVVIVGRGGVAITKHFPKSLHVNLEAPLEWRALRISEKMNYSIDKAREYATDTDHKRKQFREYFGGKGTDYNWFDITFNAMTLSIEEIATTIVKVLELRKMI is encoded by the coding sequence ATGAAAGTCGACCTTATCAAGTATATGTCAGACCGGATGCAACAGGAACGCAAAAAAGTTCAGCAGCCCGGACCGGTTGTAACGATCTCGCGATTAAACGGTTGTCCTGCCAAGAAAGTAGCGGCCAGGCTTTCTGAAATGCTCAATTGCAAAGCTGAAGCTAACAACCTTAGTCATTCATGGAAATGGATCAGTAAGGAGATCATGGCTGAATCGGCCAAAGAACTTCAAATGGACCCGGATCAAATTAAATATGTGTTCGACTATGAAAAAAAGTCGCTTATCGATGAAATATTAAATGCGCAATCCATTAAATATTATAAAAGTGACCGGAGCATCCGATCCGCCATTGGTAAAGTAATACACAACATAGCTTATGAGGGGCATGTGGTAATTGTGGGGCGGGGAGGAGTTGCCATTACCAAACATTTTCCAAAATCGCTGCATGTTAATCTGGAGGCGCCGCTTGAATGGCGGGCATTACGGATAAGTGAAAAAATGAATTATTCCATTGATAAAGCCAGGGAATATGCTACGGATACCGATCATAAAAGAAAACAATTTCGGGAATATTTCGGCGGTAAAGGGACCGACTACAATTGGTTTGATATTACTTTCAATGCCATGACCCTTTCTATTGAAGAAATTGCAACGACCATTGTCAAAGTTTTGGAGTTGCGAAAAATGATATAA
- a CDS encoding adenine phosphoribosyltransferase: protein MSESKIIEELKASIRNIPDFPKPGIQFKDITTLLQNPVYLQTLINLLVKKYQNLGITKVCCIESRGFFIGSIVAYKLNAGIVPIRKPGKLPAETISKSFTLEYGEDSLEIHTDALTKDDVVLMHDDLLATGGTAEAAQNLALDFRIAELYMNFIIELDFLKGRDKLNKNYDIHTLIHF from the coding sequence ATGAGCGAATCGAAAATTATTGAAGAATTAAAAGCCTCCATCCGGAATATCCCCGATTTCCCAAAGCCGGGTATTCAGTTTAAGGATATAACCACACTGCTGCAAAATCCGGTGTATTTGCAAACACTTATCAATTTGTTGGTGAAAAAATACCAAAACCTGGGCATTACTAAGGTATGCTGCATCGAATCACGCGGGTTTTTTATTGGCAGTATCGTGGCATATAAATTAAATGCCGGCATTGTGCCCATTCGTAAGCCGGGAAAACTACCCGCCGAGACCATCTCAAAAAGTTTTACGTTGGAATATGGAGAAGATTCTCTTGAAATACATACCGATGCACTCACCAAAGATGATGTGGTTTTAATGCATGATGACTTACTGGCAACGGGTGGAACAGCTGAAGCAGCTCAGAATCTGGCATTGGACTTCCGGATAGCTGAATTATACATGAATTTTATAATTGAGCTCGATTTTTTGAAAGGACGTGATAAACTAAACAAGAATTACGATATTCACACCTTAATTCATTTTTAA
- a CDS encoding heavy-metal-associated domain-containing protein — MATIIGGALIFGVLIDYLLPASWFTGALQQFHDHEHDVLPYWLKVASAILLTGAIVNIYIQKYWKKLRPQKKFSNVKPVYMNQHKVEVKGMTCSHCKTNVEDSMGKIEGIKDIRADIDLNEVTFSGEQVDYEKVKQAVEEIGYQYGGKK, encoded by the coding sequence ATGGCAACCATTATTGGCGGGGCATTGATTTTCGGGGTTTTAATTGATTATTTATTGCCGGCATCCTGGTTTACAGGTGCGTTACAACAGTTTCATGATCATGAGCATGATGTGTTGCCCTATTGGCTAAAAGTAGCCTCGGCAATATTGCTGACAGGAGCCATTGTTAATATTTATATACAGAAATATTGGAAAAAGCTAAGACCCCAAAAGAAATTTTCAAATGTAAAACCGGTATACATGAATCAGCACAAAGTAGAGGTAAAAGGCATGACTTGCAGTCATTGCAAAACAAATGTTGAGGATAGCATGGGTAAAATTGAAGGCATAAAGGATATTCGCGCAGACATTGATCTGAACGAAGTTACCTTTTCCGGTGAGCAGGTGGATTACGAAAAAGTAAAACAAGCCGTTGAAGAAATAGGATACCAATACGGGGGTAAAAAGTAA
- a CDS encoding IS91 family transposase: MVDQVYRPRRPKASPLWQCLSGHFDAFLELYEEQYQPRYGFLRPIIPEVVNKFLDCGDLERGFARVRCDDCKHEYLLAFSCKGRWFCPSCHLPAPKRLRQAGQKKVQLFGALLSEAVLFPVPHRHFTFGIPKMLRPYFRHNRDLLKDLCRLAHECLLEYLRTTLNLTEGLPGIVMAIHTFGEYLDFHPHLHALVADGLFVRSGLFYVLPDVSLKPLEELFRARVITFLVDKGLLPPERANMLRGWVHSGFNVHRSRRVLPDEREDLERLAQYIIRNPFAVEKMQVGAPNRANPDGSVIYRSALNPKIQRNFEVFSPCDFIAAITQHIPDKSFQLVRYYGWYSNKMRGQRDKRAAEAAKAPGQAVQIIDVSDHKPRRIPSPKWRELIKKVWEADPLLCPKCQKEMRIVSLIDDRAVIERILRHLGLWEQGVRVLPARAPPEVADRVIEPCFDDPFPDYDTEPVMMYANG, encoded by the coding sequence ATGGTGGATCAAGTCTATCGTCCGCGCCGGCCCAAGGCATCGCCCCTGTGGCAATGCCTTTCCGGGCATTTCGACGCGTTTCTGGAGCTATACGAGGAACAATACCAGCCCCGGTACGGCTTCCTGCGCCCCATCATCCCGGAGGTCGTCAACAAGTTCCTCGACTGCGGCGACCTGGAGCGCGGCTTCGCCCGCGTGCGCTGCGACGACTGCAAGCATGAATACCTGCTCGCCTTTTCATGCAAGGGGCGCTGGTTCTGCCCGTCGTGCCACCTGCCTGCGCCGAAGCGGCTTCGGCAGGCAGGCCAGAAGAAAGTCCAGCTCTTTGGCGCGCTCCTGTCCGAGGCGGTCCTCTTTCCCGTCCCGCACCGGCATTTCACCTTCGGCATCCCGAAGATGCTGCGCCCCTATTTCCGTCACAACCGCGACCTGCTCAAGGACCTGTGCCGTCTGGCGCACGAGTGCCTGCTCGAATACCTGCGCACCACGCTCAATCTAACCGAGGGCCTGCCCGGCATCGTCATGGCGATCCACACCTTCGGCGAATACCTGGACTTCCACCCGCACCTGCACGCACTCGTTGCCGACGGCCTGTTCGTGCGCTCGGGCCTGTTCTATGTCCTGCCCGATGTCAGCCTCAAGCCGCTGGAGGAATTGTTCCGGGCTCGGGTCATCACGTTTCTGGTGGACAAGGGGCTTCTGCCGCCCGAGCGGGCGAACATGCTGCGCGGCTGGGTCCATTCCGGCTTCAACGTGCACCGCAGCCGACGCGTGCTGCCCGACGAGCGTGAGGATCTGGAGCGCCTCGCCCAGTACATCATCCGCAACCCTTTCGCCGTCGAAAAGATGCAGGTTGGCGCCCCGAACCGGGCCAACCCCGACGGGTCCGTGATCTACCGCTCGGCCCTCAACCCGAAGATACAGCGCAACTTCGAGGTCTTCAGCCCGTGCGACTTCATAGCGGCCATCACACAACACATCCCGGACAAGAGCTTCCAACTCGTCCGCTACTACGGCTGGTACAGCAACAAGATGCGCGGCCAGCGCGACAAGCGCGCCGCCGAAGCGGCAAAGGCGCCAGGCCAGGCCGTGCAGATCATCGATGTATCCGACCACAAGCCGCGACGCATCCCGTCACCGAAATGGCGCGAACTCATCAAGAAAGTCTGGGAAGCCGATCCGCTGCTGTGTCCGAAATGCCAGAAAGAGATGCGTATCGTTTCTCTGATCGACGACCGGGCGGTGATCGAGCGCATCCTCCGCCACCTGGGCCTCTGGGAACAGGGTGTGCGCGTCCTACCGGCGAGGGCGCCGCCTGAAGTTGCCGACCGGGTCATCGAGCCCTGTTTCGATGACCCATTCCCGGATTACGACACCGAACCGGTGATGATGTACGCGAACGGCTGA
- a CDS encoding 2-C-methyl-D-erythritol 4-phosphate cytidylyltransferase: protein MGKAVIIVAGGTGSRMNNSTPKQFLYLAGKPVIVHTINRFLRFDPAITVIIVIPEAQIKRWDQIKEEFLSTTELVTTTGGNNRFESVKKGLACLTDEDVVAIHDGVRPMVTMQTIRFCFEKARERGGAIPVLAVHETLRHQTDGKSITVNRNEYYTVQTPQVFITSMIKAAYEQEYSEDFTDDAVVFESAGNRVTLTEGNRENIKITTPTDLILAEALLKHIF, encoded by the coding sequence ATGGGTAAAGCAGTAATTATTGTAGCAGGAGGAACGGGTAGCAGAATGAATAATTCCACGCCCAAACAATTTCTTTACCTGGCCGGAAAACCTGTAATTGTGCATACCATTAACCGGTTTTTACGATTTGATCCGGCCATTACCGTAATAATTGTAATTCCTGAGGCCCAAATTAAACGATGGGATCAAATCAAAGAGGAGTTTCTGTCAACTACTGAGCTGGTAACCACAACGGGGGGCAATAATCGCTTCGAATCTGTTAAAAAGGGTTTGGCATGTTTAACCGACGAAGATGTGGTGGCTATCCACGATGGTGTTCGTCCGATGGTGACTATGCAAACCATACGTTTCTGTTTTGAGAAAGCGCGGGAACGGGGTGGTGCCATTCCGGTTTTAGCTGTACATGAAACATTGCGCCATCAAACTGATGGGAAAAGCATAACAGTGAACAGAAACGAATACTACACCGTGCAAACACCACAGGTATTTATCACCTCAATGATTAAAGCGGCTTATGAACAGGAATATTCTGAAGATTTTACCGATGATGCCGTTGTTTTTGAATCGGCCGGAAACAGGGTAACTTTAACAGAAGGTAATCGGGAAAATATTAAAATAACAACGCCAACGGATTTGATATTGGCGGAAGCATTGCTAAAGCATATTTTTTAA